From the genome of Triticum aestivum cultivar Chinese Spring chromosome 3B, IWGSC CS RefSeq v2.1, whole genome shotgun sequence, one region includes:
- the LOC123068452 gene encoding secreted RxLR effector protein 161-like: MVSRFMEAPTMEHWAAVENILRYIKGTTNFGCVYLRKKKKEMVELLGYSDSDMAGDVDDRKSTSGVAYFLVESIVSWLSQKQKVVALSSHEAEYIAAATAVCQGVCLGRLLSDLTGKEPERVVLNVDDNSTISLWKNPVHHARCKDIDTRYRYLRECVEESKIDINYVCTDDQLADILTGSLGRQKFVKMRQRIGAQAMK; encoded by the coding sequence ATGGTGAGTCGCTTCATGGAAGCACCCACGATGGAGCATTGGGCAGCTGTGGAAAATATACTCAGGTACATCAAAGGGACAACAAACTTCGGTTGTGTCTAtttgagaaagaagaagaaggagatggtggagctACTTGGCTACAGTGATAGCGACATGGCAGGAGATGTGGACGACCGTAAAAGTACGTCGGGCGTGGCATATTTCTTGGTAGAAAGCATAGTGAGTTGGCTATCACAAAAACAGAAGGTGGTCGCATTATCATCTCATGAAGCGGAGTATATTGCAGCTGCAACCGCGGTGTGTCAAGGCGTGTGCCTTGGAAGGCTACTCAGTGACCTCACAGGTAAGGAACCAGAACGAGTGGTGCTCAATGTTGATGACAACTCTACAATCTCTCTGTGGAAGAATCCAGTGCATCATGCTCGATGCAAGGACATCGATACGAGATATCGCTATCTAAGGGAATGTGTGGAAGAAAGCAAGATCGACATCAACTATGTTTGCACCGACGACCAGCTTGCAGATATCCTAACTGGATCTTTGGGACGACAGAAGTTCGTGAAGATGCGGCAAAGGATCGGTGCTCAAGCTATGAAGTGA